In Sphingomonas sp. PAMC26645, one DNA window encodes the following:
- the pstC gene encoding phosphate ABC transporter permease subunit PstC, translating to MSPIALLFLVLGLGLIGWLTARVRATRFRAGSTVRFSSLPSHHGWYVALWTAIPPLVFLVVWSMTAPALVTDAVLATPAAIQLPPPGFDRASILSEARSLAEGRSFGAFHGLARTLAPSYAAAQSRYDWIATAAALLLAFAGGAFAFTRVKPGFGARTQVERVVMLMLLGASLIAILTTVGIVASLLYESARFFSVVPITDFLFGTHWSPQVIDGRDPGASLGAVPLFWGTFFIGAVIAMIVAIPFGLMSAIYLTQYAAPNTRKWMKPILEVLAGVPTVVYGYFAALTVAPAVRDLAVSVGISWASSESALAAGLVMGIMIIPFVSSMADDSIAAVPSSMRDGSLAMGATSSETIRRVLLPAALPGVVGGVLLAVSRAIGETMIVVMAASGVATLTLNPFASTTTVTKQIVDLLTGEAEFDSPKTLAAFALGLTLFVVTLLLNIVALRVVKRYREAYE from the coding sequence ATGTCCCCGATCGCCCTCCTCTTCCTCGTCCTAGGCTTAGGCTTGATCGGCTGGCTCACCGCCCGAGTCCGCGCCACGCGCTTCCGCGCCGGCAGCACCGTGCGGTTCAGTTCGCTGCCGTCGCATCACGGCTGGTACGTCGCGCTGTGGACCGCGATCCCGCCGCTCGTCTTCCTCGTGGTCTGGTCGATGACCGCGCCCGCGCTCGTCACCGATGCTGTGCTCGCCACGCCAGCCGCGATCCAGCTCCCCCCGCCCGGCTTCGACCGCGCATCGATCCTGTCCGAAGCGCGCAGCCTCGCGGAAGGCCGCAGCTTCGGTGCGTTCCACGGACTCGCCCGCACGCTCGCCCCGTCCTACGCCGCGGCGCAATCGCGCTACGACTGGATCGCCACCGCCGCCGCGCTGCTGCTCGCCTTTGCCGGCGGTGCGTTCGCCTTCACGCGCGTGAAGCCCGGGTTCGGCGCGCGGACGCAGGTCGAGCGGGTGGTGATGCTGATGCTGCTTGGCGCATCGCTGATCGCGATCCTGACCACGGTCGGGATCGTCGCCTCGCTACTGTACGAGTCCGCGCGGTTCTTCTCGGTCGTGCCGATCACCGATTTCCTGTTCGGCACGCATTGGAGCCCGCAGGTTATCGACGGCCGCGATCCGGGCGCGTCGCTCGGCGCGGTGCCGCTGTTCTGGGGGACGTTCTTCATCGGCGCGGTGATCGCGATGATCGTCGCGATCCCGTTCGGGCTGATGAGCGCGATCTACCTCACGCAATATGCCGCGCCGAACACGCGCAAATGGATGAAGCCGATTCTCGAGGTGCTCGCGGGCGTGCCGACCGTCGTCTACGGCTATTTTGCCGCGCTGACCGTCGCGCCCGCGGTGCGTGACCTCGCCGTATCCGTCGGGATCAGCTGGGCGTCGTCCGAGAGCGCGCTCGCCGCCGGCCTCGTCATGGGGATCATGATCATCCCGTTCGTGTCGTCGATGGCCGACGATTCGATCGCGGCGGTCCCCTCGTCGATGCGTGACGGGAGCCTCGCGATGGGCGCGACCTCGTCCGAGACGATCCGCCGCGTGCTACTCCCGGCCGCCCTGCCCGGCGTCGTCGGCGGCGTGTTGCTCGCCGTGTCGCGCGCGATCGGCGAGACGATGATCGTCGTCATGGCCGCCTCCGGTGTCGCGACGCTGACGCTCAACCCGTTCGCAAGCACCACCACCGTAACCAAGCAGATCGTCGACCTGCTGACCGGCGAGGCCGAGTTCGACAGCCCCAAGACGCTTGCCGCGTTCGCGCTGGGCCTGACGCTGTTCGTGGTCACGCTCCTTCTCAACATCGTCGCGCTGCGCGTCGTCAAACGGTACCGCGAAGCCTATGAGTGA
- the pstA gene encoding phosphate ABC transporter permease PstA, protein MSDTLVPQIPVTNAEPVRRVPTDWTTQAMQSRIRRRYASERRFRFAGLAAVWLSAAFLAYLLITMVMQGASGFVETRVSLPVDLAAAKLPIEPARLVGRGADLALAGAGLEGTVDLAATKAFGKDGTDLLSDGAWAVVRDAIKADPSLLQRKTVFEVPVSSPIDVAAKGNGTRDAEAVVARLKASGALTRGFNAGFLTSADSTDATRVGIWGAFKGSLLTMIVTLLLAFPIGVLSALYLEEYAPKNRWTDLIEVSINNLAAVPSIIFGLLGLAVFLGTFGMPRSAPIVGGLTLALMTMPVIVIAGRNAIKAVPPSIRDAALGIGASPVQVVFHHVLPLALPGILTGTIIGMARALGETAPLLMIGMRAFIAAPPSGLSDPATVLPVQIFLWSDQVSRGFVEKTSAAIIVLLVFLLAMNGVAIYLRNRFETRW, encoded by the coding sequence ATGAGTGACACGCTCGTGCCCCAGATTCCTGTGACCAATGCCGAGCCGGTGCGCCGCGTGCCGACCGACTGGACGACGCAGGCGATGCAATCGCGCATCCGCCGCCGCTACGCGTCCGAGCGCCGCTTCCGCTTCGCCGGGCTCGCCGCGGTATGGCTGTCGGCGGCGTTCCTCGCCTATTTGCTGATCACGATGGTGATGCAGGGCGCGAGCGGGTTCGTCGAGACGCGCGTGTCGCTCCCGGTCGACCTCGCCGCCGCCAAGCTGCCGATCGAGCCCGCCCGCCTCGTCGGTCGCGGCGCCGATCTCGCGCTTGCCGGTGCAGGGCTGGAAGGCACGGTCGACCTCGCCGCGACCAAGGCGTTCGGCAAGGACGGCACCGACCTGCTTTCCGACGGCGCCTGGGCGGTGGTCCGCGATGCGATCAAGGCCGACCCGTCGCTACTCCAGCGCAAGACCGTGTTCGAGGTTCCCGTCTCCAGCCCGATCGACGTCGCCGCCAAGGGCAACGGCACGCGCGACGCCGAAGCGGTCGTCGCGCGGCTGAAGGCGAGCGGGGCGCTGACCCGCGGGTTCAACGCGGGCTTCCTCACCTCGGCGGACTCGACCGATGCGACCCGAGTCGGGATCTGGGGGGCGTTCAAGGGGTCGTTGCTGACGATGATCGTCACGCTGTTGCTGGCGTTCCCGATCGGCGTGCTGTCCGCGCTGTATCTCGAGGAATATGCGCCGAAGAACCGCTGGACCGACCTGATCGAGGTGTCGATCAACAACCTCGCGGCGGTGCCGTCGATCATCTTCGGCCTGCTCGGGTTGGCCGTATTCCTAGGCACGTTCGGGATGCCGCGGTCGGCACCGATCGTCGGTGGCCTCACGCTCGCGCTGATGACCATGCCCGTCATCGTCATCGCCGGGCGCAACGCGATCAAGGCGGTGCCGCCGTCGATCCGCGACGCCGCGCTCGGCATCGGCGCGTCGCCGGTCCAGGTCGTGTTCCACCACGTCCTGCCGCTCGCGCTGCCCGGCATCCTCACGGGCACGATCATCGGCATGGCGCGTGCGCTGGGCGAGACCGCGCCGTTGTTGATGATCGGCATGCGTGCCTTCATCGCCGCGCCTCCGTCCGGGCTCAGCGATCCCGCGACCGTGCTGCCCGTCCAGATCTTCCTCTGGTCCGATCAGGTCAGCCGCGGCTTCGTCGAGAAGACCTCCGCCGCGATCATCGTCCTGCTCGTGTTCCTGCTCGCGATGAACGGCGTCGCGATCTACCTCCGCAACCGATTCGAGACCCGCTGGTGA
- the pstB gene encoding phosphate ABC transporter ATP-binding protein PstB translates to MPKPFKPPVLKMTARNVSVAYGSKIAINDVSIDVDQDEVVAFIGPSGCGKSTFLRTLNRMNDTVASARVTGEIKLDGQDIYSPDMDVVQLRARVGMVFQKPNPFPKSIYENVAYGPRIHGLAGAKADLDRIVEKSLRRAGLWDEVKDRLSDSGTALSGGQQQRLCIARAIAVDPEVILMDEPCSALDPIATAKIEELIHELRGRYAMVIVTHNMQQAARVSQKTAFFHLGTLVEYGNTSDIFTNPREERTKDYITGRYG, encoded by the coding sequence ATGCCAAAACCTTTCAAGCCTCCCGTCCTCAAGATGACGGCGCGCAACGTCTCTGTCGCCTATGGCAGCAAGATCGCGATCAACGACGTCTCGATCGACGTCGACCAGGACGAGGTGGTCGCGTTCATCGGCCCGTCGGGCTGCGGCAAGTCGACCTTCCTGCGCACGCTCAACCGCATGAACGACACCGTCGCGAGCGCGCGCGTGACCGGCGAGATCAAGCTCGACGGCCAGGACATCTATTCGCCCGACATGGACGTGGTGCAGCTCCGCGCCCGCGTCGGCATGGTGTTCCAGAAGCCCAACCCGTTCCCGAAATCGATCTACGAGAACGTCGCCTATGGCCCGCGCATCCACGGTCTCGCGGGCGCCAAGGCGGATCTCGACCGGATCGTCGAGAAGTCGCTGCGGCGGGCGGGCCTGTGGGACGAGGTCAAGGATCGGCTGAGCGACAGCGGTACGGCGCTATCGGGCGGCCAGCAGCAGCGGCTGTGCATCGCGCGGGCGATCGCGGTCGATCCCGAGGTCATTTTGATGGACGAGCCGTGTTCGGCACTCGATCCGATCGCGACCGCCAAGATCGAGGAGCTGATCCACGAATTGCGCGGCCGCTATGCCATGGTGATCGTCACGCACAACATGCAGCAGGCGGCGCGCGTCAGCCAGAAGACCGCGTTCTTCCACCTCGGCACGCTGGTCGAATACGGCAACACCTCGGACATCTTCACCAATCCCCGCGAAGAGCGGACCAAGGATTACATCACCGGCCGTTACGGCTGA
- the phoU gene encoding phosphate signaling complex protein PhoU encodes MNTHTVKAFDNDIGELRGLISQMGGLAEDAIDKAMRALQRNDLALAEQVRVADKQIDVIEAEVERLAVRIIALRAPMAVDLREVVAALKIAGVVERIGDYAKNIAKRVPMIESEHRIEPISILPAMGRMASEMVHDVLDAFAARDPEEAVRVVECDNALDDFYDSIFRTLVTYMVENPKTISQVAHLLFVAKNLERIGDHATNVAEMVYFAATGTQMVDRERGIKKEQA; translated from the coding sequence ATGAACACGCATACGGTCAAGGCCTTCGACAACGACATCGGCGAGCTCCGCGGGTTGATCTCGCAGATGGGCGGGCTCGCCGAGGACGCGATCGACAAGGCGATGCGGGCGCTGCAACGCAACGACCTCGCGCTCGCGGAACAGGTGCGCGTCGCCGACAAGCAGATCGACGTCATCGAGGCTGAGGTCGAGCGGCTCGCGGTGCGGATCATCGCCCTGCGCGCGCCGATGGCGGTCGATCTCCGCGAGGTGGTCGCCGCGCTGAAGATCGCGGGCGTCGTCGAGCGGATCGGCGATTACGCCAAGAACATCGCCAAGCGCGTGCCGATGATCGAGAGCGAGCACCGGATCGAGCCGATCTCGATCCTGCCGGCGATGGGCCGGATGGCGAGCGAGATGGTCCACGACGTGCTCGACGCGTTCGCCGCGCGCGACCCCGAGGAAGCTGTCCGCGTCGTCGAATGCGACAATGCGCTCGACGATTTCTACGACAGCATCTTCCGCACGCTCGTCACCTACATGGTCGAAAATCCAAAGACGATCAGCCAGGTCGCGCATCTGCTGTTCGTCGCCAAGAACCTCGAGCGGATCGGCGACCACGCCACCAACGTCGCCGAGATGGTCTATTTCGCCGCGACCGGCACGCAGATGGTCGATCGCGAACGCGGCATAAAGAAGGAGCAGGCATAA
- the phoB gene encoding phosphate regulon transcriptional regulator PhoB yields MARAKMLLVEDDAALAELLVWHFKREDFEIAHTPDGEEALLLAKEKVPDIVLLDWMVEGLSGIEVCRRLRRAPETQNVPIIMLTARGEEEDRVRGLETGADDYVTKPFSPRELVARVGAVLRRVRPALAGEALSYADIEMDTVGHKVRRSGEVVSLGPTEFRLLKHFLEHPGWVFSRERLLDAVWGHDSDIESRTVDVHIRRLRKAINVGERPDIIRTVRSAGYSLDTGG; encoded by the coding sequence ATGGCACGCGCGAAAATGCTGTTGGTCGAGGACGATGCTGCGCTGGCCGAATTGCTGGTCTGGCATTTCAAGCGCGAGGATTTCGAGATCGCGCATACCCCCGATGGCGAGGAAGCCTTGCTGCTCGCCAAGGAGAAGGTGCCCGACATCGTCCTGCTCGACTGGATGGTCGAGGGGCTGTCGGGGATCGAGGTCTGTCGTCGCCTGCGCCGCGCACCCGAGACGCAGAACGTGCCGATCATCATGCTCACCGCGCGTGGTGAGGAGGAGGATCGCGTGCGCGGGCTCGAAACCGGTGCCGACGATTACGTGACCAAGCCGTTCTCGCCGCGCGAACTCGTCGCGCGCGTGGGTGCCGTGCTGCGCCGGGTCCGCCCTGCCCTCGCCGGCGAAGCGCTCAGCTATGCTGACATCGAGATGGATACCGTCGGGCACAAGGTGCGTCGCTCGGGCGAGGTCGTGTCGCTCGGACCGACCGAGTTCCGGCTGCTCAAGCATTTCCTCGAGCATCCCGGCTGGGTGTTTTCGCGCGAGCGGCTGCTCGATGCGGTGTGGGGGCATGACAGCGATATCGAGAGCCGGACGGTCGACGTGCACATCCGGCGGCTGCGGAAAGCGATCAATGTCGGCGAGCGTCCGGACATCATCCGCACCGTCCGTTCGGCGGGGTATTCGCTCGATACGGGCGGATAA
- a CDS encoding SDR family NAD(P)-dependent oxidoreductase yields MSIRFDGRVAIVTGAGGGLGREYALELARRGAKVVVNDLGASRDGTGHSDAALKVVEEIEAAGGEAMSNGGSVTDYDQMVEMVARASEKWGGVHILINNAGVLRDKSFAKMEPADFKFVVDVHLNGSANATKAVWDTMRSQNYGRILMTASSTGLYGNFGQANYGAAKLGLAGLTKTLAIEGAKNNIKVNTIAPTAGTRMTQDIFPEEAFKAFSPDKVAPAAVFLVSEDAPTNMIVGAGAGVFQAAYVTLTQGKLLTGDDLSVEGVAAHWDAIIDRAGEIVPQSGSEQSMTILSKLQER; encoded by the coding sequence ATGTCTATTCGCTTTGACGGCCGGGTTGCCATCGTGACCGGTGCGGGTGGCGGCTTGGGGCGCGAATATGCGCTCGAACTCGCCCGCCGCGGTGCGAAGGTCGTGGTCAACGATCTGGGTGCGTCGCGCGACGGCACCGGACATTCCGACGCCGCGCTGAAAGTCGTCGAGGAAATCGAGGCTGCCGGCGGCGAAGCGATGTCGAACGGCGGCAGCGTCACCGACTACGACCAGATGGTCGAGATGGTTGCCCGCGCCTCCGAAAAATGGGGCGGCGTCCACATTCTCATCAACAATGCCGGCGTGCTACGCGACAAGAGCTTCGCCAAGATGGAGCCCGCCGACTTCAAGTTCGTCGTCGACGTCCACCTGAACGGCTCGGCCAATGCTACCAAGGCGGTCTGGGACACGATGCGCAGCCAGAATTACGGCCGCATCCTGATGACCGCATCCTCGACCGGTCTCTACGGCAATTTCGGGCAGGCGAACTACGGCGCCGCCAAGCTGGGCCTCGCCGGCTTGACCAAGACGCTCGCGATCGAGGGCGCGAAGAACAATATCAAGGTCAACACGATCGCGCCGACCGCGGGCACCCGGATGACGCAGGACATCTTCCCCGAGGAAGCGTTCAAGGCCTTTTCCCCCGACAAGGTCGCGCCTGCCGCGGTGTTCCTCGTGTCGGAAGATGCGCCGACCAACATGATCGTCGGCGCGGGCGCCGGCGTGTTCCAGGCGGCATATGTGACGCTGACGCAGGGCAAGCTGCTGACCGGCGACGACCTGTCCGTCGAAGGCGTCGCAGCGCATTGGGACGCGATCATCGACCGCGCGGGTGAGATCGTCCCGCAGTCTGGCTCGGAACAGTCGATGACTATCCTGAGCAAGTTGCAGGAGCGGTAA
- a CDS encoding S24 family peptidase: MARTVSDPDPRTALATLAAARGDSLAALSAMLGRNAAYLQQYVRRGSPRVLGERDRRLLSEYLGVSETTLGAPADRAAGFRIRKLDVAASAGPGALVDREIVLGTDTLDPGLARKLGLRDGQAAIIRVRGSSMEPGLFDGDHIVVDTADNTPRAKGGVYVIRIDDAVMVKRVAVLRGALVATSDNPDAAAVPDGAIAVIGRVVWQMREPR, encoded by the coding sequence GTGGCTAGAACCGTGTCCGATCCCGATCCAAGAACCGCGCTGGCAACGCTGGCCGCTGCGCGTGGCGACAGTCTGGCGGCGTTGTCGGCGATGCTGGGGCGCAACGCGGCGTACCTTCAGCAATATGTCCGGCGTGGATCGCCGCGGGTGCTCGGCGAACGCGACCGTCGATTGCTGTCGGAATATCTGGGGGTGAGCGAGACAACGCTGGGCGCACCCGCCGACCGGGCGGCAGGGTTCCGCATCCGCAAGCTCGACGTCGCGGCGTCGGCGGGGCCGGGCGCGCTGGTCGATCGCGAGATCGTGCTCGGCACCGACACGCTGGACCCCGGCCTCGCGCGGAAACTCGGGCTAAGGGACGGGCAGGCGGCGATCATCCGCGTGCGCGGGAGTTCGATGGAGCCGGGACTGTTCGACGGCGATCACATCGTGGTCGACACCGCCGACAATACGCCGCGCGCAAAGGGCGGGGTGTACGTCATCCGGATCGACGACGCGGTTATGGTGAAGCGCGTTGCCGTTCTACGCGGTGCGCTAGTGGCAACGAGCGATAACCCGGACGCGGCGGCTGTGCCGGACGGAGCGATCGCCGTCATCGGCCGCGTAGTCTGGCAAATGCGCGAGCCGCGATAG
- a CDS encoding acyl-CoA dehydrogenase — protein MAGMGKFDWADPFLLDDQLSEDERMIRDSAKAYADDKLAPRIIDAFQHEHTDPAIFREMGALGLLGPTIPEEYGGVGASYVAYGLVAREVERIDSGYRSMMSVQSSLVMYPINAFGSEEQKRKYLPKLATGEWIGCFGLTEPDAGSDPGGMTTRAKKTANGYVISGAKTWISNSPIADVFVIWAKSDEHGGGIRGFILERGMKGLETPKIEGKLSLRASITGMVMMDEVEVGDDALLPDVQGLKGPFGCLNRARYGISWGALGAAEFCFHAARQYGLDRNQFGTPLAGRQLFQKKLADMETEIALGLQASLRVGRLMDEGRFAPEMVSIVKRNNVGKALDIARMSRDMHGGNGISGEYQVMRHLMNLETVNTYEGAHDVHALILGRAITGIAAF, from the coding sequence ATGGCCGGGATGGGCAAGTTCGACTGGGCGGATCCGTTCCTGCTCGACGATCAGTTGAGCGAGGACGAGCGGATGATCCGCGACAGCGCGAAGGCCTATGCCGACGACAAGCTCGCGCCCAGGATCATCGACGCATTCCAGCACGAGCATACCGATCCCGCGATTTTCCGCGAGATGGGTGCGCTTGGGCTGCTTGGGCCGACGATCCCCGAGGAATATGGCGGCGTCGGTGCGTCCTATGTCGCGTACGGGCTGGTCGCGCGCGAGGTGGAGCGGATCGACTCGGGGTATCGCTCGATGATGTCGGTGCAGTCGAGCCTCGTGATGTACCCGATCAATGCGTTCGGTTCCGAAGAACAGAAGCGCAAATACCTGCCCAAGCTTGCGACCGGCGAGTGGATCGGCTGCTTCGGGCTGACCGAGCCCGATGCGGGGTCCGATCCCGGCGGGATGACGACGCGCGCGAAGAAGACGGCCAACGGCTATGTCATCTCGGGTGCGAAGACGTGGATTTCCAATTCGCCGATCGCCGACGTGTTCGTAATCTGGGCAAAGTCCGACGAGCATGGCGGCGGCATCCGCGGCTTCATCCTGGAGCGCGGGATGAAAGGGCTGGAGACGCCCAAGATCGAGGGCAAGCTGTCGTTGCGTGCGTCGATCACGGGCATGGTGATGATGGACGAGGTCGAGGTCGGCGACGACGCGCTGCTGCCCGACGTGCAAGGATTGAAGGGGCCGTTCGGGTGCCTCAATCGCGCGCGGTACGGGATTTCCTGGGGTGCGCTCGGCGCGGCGGAGTTCTGTTTCCATGCGGCGCGGCAGTACGGGTTGGATCGCAACCAGTTCGGGACGCCGCTCGCCGGGCGGCAGCTTTTCCAGAAGAAGCTGGCGGATATGGAGACCGAGATCGCACTGGGGTTGCAGGCGTCGTTGCGCGTCGGGCGGCTGATGGACGAGGGCCGGTTCGCGCCGGAAATGGTTTCGATCGTGAAGCGCAACAACGTCGGCAAGGCGCTCGATATCGCGCGGATGTCTCGCGACATGCACGGCGGCAACGGGATTTCGGGGGAGTATCAGGTGATGCGTCACCTGATGAACCTGGAGACGGTGAACACGTATGAGGGCGCACATGACGTGCACGCGCTGATCCTCGGGCGGGCGATCACGGGTATCGCTGCGTTTTGA
- a CDS encoding CaiB/BaiF CoA-transferase family protein, which translates to MKDTPLAGLKVVELARILAGPWAGQVLGDLGADVVKIESPAGDDTRTWGPPFIDNPDGTRDAAYFHAANRGKRSVVADFTTPEGQAVVRDLIADADVVIENFKVGGLAKYGLDYATLAAINPRLVYCSITGFGQDGPYAPRAGYDFIVQGMSGIMDLTGEPGGAPQKIGVAFADIMTGLYSVIAIQAALAMRERTGKGQQIDMALLDTMTGVLANQAMNWFASGVSPTRVGNAHMNVCPYAVFPCADGWFILAVGNDGQFRRFCDAMGLPEMRDDPRFASNAGRLASKELLFEGIEAVTSRVPKLELLARLEAVGVPAGPINTVAQAFDDPQVVARGMAIDVARPDGSLIPGLRTPIRFSDADLATGRAAPMLPKPPSS; encoded by the coding sequence TTGAAGGATACCCCCCTCGCCGGGTTGAAGGTGGTTGAACTCGCGCGCATCCTTGCGGGTCCTTGGGCGGGGCAAGTCCTTGGCGATCTCGGGGCAGATGTCGTCAAGATCGAGAGCCCGGCCGGTGACGACACGCGAACCTGGGGGCCGCCGTTCATCGACAACCCTGACGGTACGCGCGACGCTGCGTATTTCCACGCCGCCAATCGGGGCAAGCGGTCGGTCGTGGCTGACTTTACCACGCCTGAAGGACAGGCTGTCGTCCGCGACCTGATCGCCGATGCCGACGTCGTGATCGAGAACTTCAAGGTCGGTGGGCTCGCGAAGTACGGGCTCGACTACGCCACGCTCGCCGCGATCAATCCGCGGCTGGTATATTGCTCGATCACAGGGTTCGGGCAGGACGGGCCCTACGCGCCGCGCGCGGGCTACGACTTCATCGTGCAGGGCATGAGTGGGATCATGGACCTGACCGGCGAGCCCGGCGGCGCGCCGCAGAAGATCGGCGTCGCGTTCGCCGACATCATGACCGGGCTGTATTCCGTGATCGCGATCCAGGCGGCGTTGGCGATGCGCGAGCGGACCGGCAAGGGGCAGCAGATCGACATGGCGTTGCTCGACACGATGACGGGGGTGCTGGCGAACCAGGCGATGAACTGGTTTGCGAGCGGGGTGTCGCCGACGCGGGTCGGGAATGCGCATATGAACGTGTGTCCGTATGCGGTGTTTCCGTGTGCCGATGGGTGGTTCATCCTGGCGGTCGGTAATGACGGGCAGTTCCGCCGGTTCTGCGACGCGATGGGCTTGCCCGAGATGCGCGACGATCCGCGGTTCGCGAGCAATGCCGGGCGGTTGGCGTCCAAGGAATTGCTGTTCGAGGGGATCGAGGCGGTGACGTCTCGCGTGCCGAAGCTCGAGTTGCTGGCGCGTCTGGAGGCGGTCGGGGTGCCGGCCGGGCCGATCAATACGGTGGCGCAGGCGTTCGATGATCCGCAGGTTGTCGCACGGGGAATGGCGATCGACGTCGCGCGGCCGGATGGGTCTTTGATCCCGGGGCTGCGTACGCCAATCCGGTTTTCCGATGCCGATCTCGCGACCGGGCGGGCGGCGCCGATGCTGCCGAAACCACCGTCATCCTGA
- a CDS encoding sugar MFS transporter, which produces MHVDTKSTPAAGGDASHGYDAPDLRVFVFALFFIFGGITSLNDIIIPKMKELFTLDHATAMLVQSAFFLAYALFSIPAAAIVRKAGYMRTASIGLVTMTAGCLLFIPAAGQASFGMFLFALFVLGAGITVVQVVANPLISALGHPKSASSRLTFAQAFNSLGTTIFPYVGSALILGGLATVDSSTLTGAALDAYRTESSRTVVHTYIGLAIALLIVAAVVWTRRNRLNEEQDQTGSIFHAFTLLKRPRFAMGTACIFLYVGAEVAVGSLIVNYLMQPSVMGLSDVAAGKHVPFYWGGALVGRFIGAYVLNKVSPGKVLAGVATGTLALILISANTEGALSGWALLAIGLMNAVMFPTIFSLASEGLGKRAAEGSGVIATAIVGGAIVPYLTGMLADKSGSLHFALLLPAICYALILAYGLYARKPVAEVAA; this is translated from the coding sequence ATGCACGTCGATACCAAATCCACACCAGCGGCTGGAGGCGATGCCAGCCACGGCTACGACGCGCCCGACCTGCGCGTGTTCGTGTTCGCGCTGTTCTTCATCTTCGGCGGCATCACCTCGCTGAACGACATCATCATCCCGAAGATGAAGGAGCTCTTCACGCTCGACCACGCGACCGCGATGCTGGTCCAGTCGGCGTTCTTCCTCGCCTATGCGCTGTTCTCGATCCCCGCTGCCGCGATCGTGCGGAAAGCCGGCTACATGCGCACCGCGTCGATCGGCCTCGTGACGATGACCGCGGGCTGCCTGTTGTTCATCCCCGCCGCGGGGCAGGCGAGCTTCGGCATGTTCCTGTTCGCGCTGTTCGTGCTCGGCGCCGGCATCACCGTGGTGCAGGTCGTCGCCAACCCGCTGATCTCGGCACTCGGCCATCCCAAGTCCGCCTCTAGCCGGCTGACCTTCGCGCAGGCGTTCAACTCGCTCGGCACCACGATCTTCCCGTATGTCGGCTCCGCGCTGATCCTCGGCGGGCTGGCGACGGTCGACTCTTCGACGCTCACCGGCGCCGCGCTCGACGCCTACCGGACGGAATCGTCGCGGACGGTCGTCCACACCTATATCGGCCTCGCGATCGCGCTGCTGATCGTCGCCGCGGTGGTGTGGACCCGTCGCAACCGGCTCAACGAGGAGCAGGACCAGACCGGCAGCATCTTCCATGCGTTCACGCTGCTGAAGCGCCCGCGCTTCGCGATGGGGACGGCGTGCATCTTCCTGTACGTCGGTGCCGAAGTCGCGGTCGGCTCGCTGATCGTCAATTACCTGATGCAGCCGAGCGTGATGGGCCTGAGCGACGTCGCGGCGGGCAAGCACGTGCCGTTCTACTGGGGCGGCGCGCTGGTCGGCCGGTTTATCGGTGCGTACGTGCTGAACAAGGTGTCGCCGGGCAAGGTCCTCGCGGGCGTCGCGACGGGCACGCTGGCGCTGATCCTGATCTCGGCGAATACCGAGGGCGCGCTGTCGGGCTGGGCGTTGCTGGCGATCGGCCTGATGAACGCGGTGATGTTCCCGACGATCTTTTCGCTGGCGTCGGAAGGTCTCGGCAAGCGTGCGGCGGAAGGCTCGGGCGTGATCGCCACGGCGATCGTCGGCGGCGCGATCGTTCCGTATCTGACGGGAATGCTGGCGGACAAGTCGGGCAGCCTGCACTTCGCGCTGCTTCTCCCGGCGATCTGCTACGCGCTGATCCTGGCATACGGACTGTACGCCCGGAAGCCGGTGGCGGAGGTCGCGGCCTAA
- a CDS encoding (2Fe-2S)-binding protein, which produces MSRFTVNNEPIEYKLDNETPLLWALRDASNLTGTKYGCGTGQCGACTVDIDGRAMRSCRVPIGSIEGAYVTTIEGLSRERNHPVQLAFIAEAVSQCGFCIPGMIMAAAALLKRNADPSEALIREQITNLCRCGVYPRVVEAVQRAGRAMRGEEVIPAGPRPGIDPADSARLVPALVPPPAR; this is translated from the coding sequence ATGAGCCGCTTCACCGTCAACAACGAACCGATCGAATACAAGCTCGACAACGAGACGCCGCTGCTGTGGGCGTTGCGCGATGCGTCGAACCTGACGGGGACGAAATATGGCTGCGGCACGGGGCAGTGCGGCGCGTGCACGGTCGATATCGATGGGCGCGCGATGCGGAGTTGCCGGGTGCCGATCGGTTCGATCGAGGGGGCGTACGTCACGACGATCGAAGGGCTGTCGCGCGAGCGTAACCATCCGGTGCAGCTGGCGTTTATCGCGGAAGCGGTGTCGCAATGCGGGTTCTGCATCCCGGGGATGATCATGGCCGCCGCGGCTTTGCTGAAGCGCAATGCCGACCCGAGCGAAGCGCTGATCCGCGAGCAGATCACGAACCTGTGCCGATGCGGGGTGTATCCGCGGGTGGTCGAGGCGGTGCAGCGCGCGGGGCGGGCAATGCGGGGGGAAGAGGTTATTCCGGCAGGACCAAGGCCGGGGATCGATCCCGCGGACTCGGCGCGCCTGGTGCCGGCACTGGTGCCGCCGCCAGCGCGATAG